GGCCCGCACCGATCGCTCGGTGCGGGCCCTCGTGGTGGTGTTGCGGACGTCAGCCCTGAACGACGTTCAGGTTGAACGACGCGGTCACCTCAGGGTGCAGCTTGATCTTCACCGGGTAGGTGCCGGTCGACTTGATGTGACCGGGCACCTCCAGCCGACGCCGGTCGAGGACCGGGCCACTGGCCGCCTTGACGGCGTCGACGATCTCGGTCGGGGTGACCGAGCCGAAGAGCCGTCCGCCGTCGCCGGCGCGGACCTTCAGGTTGACCTTGAGACCCTCGAGCTGAGCCTTGACCTCGTTGGCGTGGTCGAGGTCGCGGATCTCACGGGCCCCACGGGCCCGCTTGATGACCGTGACCTGCTTTTCCGCGCCCTTGGTCCAGGCGATCGCGAAGCCCTGCGGCAGCAGGTAGTTACGGCCGTAGCCGTTCTTGACCTCGACGATGTCGCCCGGGGCACCGAGGCCGGACACTTCCTGAGTCAGGATGATCTTCATATCGGTGCCTCCTCTCAGCGGGTGGTGGCCGTGTACGGCAGGAGCGCCATCTCACGGGCGTTCTTGACCGCACGGGCGATCTGCCGCTGCTGCTGCGAGGTCACGCCGGTCACCCGCCGAGCGCGGATCTTGCCGCGATCGGAGATGAACTTGCGCAGCAGCGCGGTGTCCTTGTAATCGATGTAGGCGATCCCGTCCTTGTCGAGCGGGTTCACCTTCTTCTTGGGCTTGCGCAGTGCCGCAGCCTTGGCCGTTGCACGTGCACCTGGTTTGCGATCGCGGGCGCTCGGCGCCATTAGAAAGGTGGCTCCTCGTCAAAATTGGCACCCGAACCGGCACGCGCGGGAGAGGGAGCAGCCGAAGCCCAGGGGTCGTCGAAGTTGCCTCCGCCGCCACCCTGGCTGCCACCGCCACCGCCGCCACCGAAGCCGCCGCCAGCGCCGCCGGAGCGGGACATCTTCTGCACCTTCGCCGTGGCGTAGCGCAGCGACGGGCCGATCTCGTCGACCTCAAGCTCGATGACTGTGCGCTTCTCACCCTCGCGGGTCTCGTAAGACCGCTGACGCAGCCGGCCTGACACGATCACCCGAGCGCCACGCTGCAGCGACTCGGCGACGTGCTCGGCGGCCTGCCGCCAGACGGTGCATGCGAGGAACAGCGGCTCGCCGTCCTTCCATTCGTTCGACGCCTTGTCCATGAATCGGGGCGTCGAAGCGACACGGAACTTGGCGACCGCAGCCCCAGAGGGGGTGAACCGCAACTCGGGGTCATCGGTCAGATTGCCGATGACCGTGATGGTGGTGTCTCCTGCCATGACCATCTCCTCGCGCACTCAGCGTCTCGTCGTACAGGCTCGCAGAGCCGTACGACAGAGTCGCGGAGGCTGATCCGGGCGAACCGGGTTGATTGCCGGACTGAAATGCTTAGCGCATCTCCGGCCGGATGACCTTGGTGCGCAGCACGGACTCGTTGAGCCGGAGCTGACGGTCCAGCTCGGCCACGGCAGCAGGCGTAGCCTGCAGGTCGACGACGGCGTAGATGCCCTCGGCCTTTTTGTTGATCTCGTACGCGAGGCGCCGGCGGCCCCACACATCGGTCTTCTCAACCGAGCCACCCGCAGTCCGAATCACGTTCAGGTACGTGTCGAGCGACGGGGCGACGGTGCGTTCCTCGAGGCTGGGATCAAGGATCACCATGATCTCGTAATGACGCAAGACGTGCTCACCTCCTGTGGGCTAAGCGGCCACGGTCCTTCCGTGGCAGGAGGTCGTGCGTCGCTGCCCGCACGTGCCGGGGGAACCCGGCCGGACGCGGACAACCTGACCAGGATACCCGGTCCGAACGATCACGCCCGGGGCGGTCGGGTCGGTACCCACACGTGGTGACGGGGGTCCACCGTCCGACCGTGTACCGGCCGGTGGTGGACCCCCGTCTACGAGGCCGCGGGGCGTCCCGTCCGCATTCCTTGGGTGGGACCTGGGGAGGAACGACCACACCGATGAGGTTGGACCGAAGACGCCCCGCGGAGCTTTATCGTGTTGTTATCTGACGATACAACGGCACTCGTACCTTGTCGGGGGAAAAGGCACAAATTTCCGAGATTCTTCATCGGCCGGAACCCGGTGTGCGAAGGGGCCGCCCCCGCCGCGCCGGGCCGCGTGGCGGAGGTGACCTCGCTGTCGTCCGTCGACCACCGGTCGCCGTACGCGGCGCTCACGCCGCCGGCTTACCGGGAACTGGTTGCCGGTTCAAACCCATCAACGATCGCCGGTCCGTCTGGTGACGTGAACCCCGAGCGACACCGCCCCGACCGTCGCTCCGGCGGTCAGGGTCGCGACGTAGGCTCGCTCGCATGCGTATCGGAGCCCACGTCGATTCGACCGACCCGCTGGCGGAGGCGGCCGACCGGTCCGCCGACACCGTGCAGTTCTTCCTCTCCGACCCACAGGGGTGGAAGGCGCCCAAGCCTCGGGAAGATGCCGAGCGGCTGCGCGCGGCCGAGGTCGACCTCTACGTGCATGCGCCGTACGTCATCAACGTGGCGACCCTCAACAACCGCATCCGGATCCCCAGCCGGAAGCTGCTGCTCGGGCACGCCAACGCGGCCGCCGACATCGGCGCCAAGGGCGTGATCGTTCACGGCGGGCACGTCAACGCCGGGGACGACCTGGCCGTAGGTTTCGACAACTGGCGCAAGACCTTCGCGTACGCAGCCGACTCCGGCGGCTTCGGCGTGGCGGTCCTGATCGAGAACACCGCTGGTGGCGACAACGCGTGCGCCCGGCGACTGGACGCGCTCGCGCGGCTCTGGGACGCCGTCGGCGACTACGAGGTGGGCTTCTGCCTGGACACCTGCCACGCGTTCGCGGGCGGCGAGGAACTGCTCGGCCTCGTCGACCGGGTCAAGGCGATCACCGGACGAATCGACCTGGTGCACGCCAACAACTCCAAGGGAGCGTTCAACTCCGGCCAGGACCGGCACGACAACCTGGACGGCGGGACGATCGACCCCGAGCTGGTGGTGGCGGTCATTCGGGCAGCGGGGGCACCGGTGGTCGTCGAGACACCAGGCGGTGCAGCCGGACAGGCCGCCGACATCGACTTTCTCCGTCAGCAGCTCGGGACGGAGAGCCAGACAGCATGACGACCGGACAACCCGGGACCGGTAAGGCCCGGCCCGCCCCCGCCCGCGCGGAGGCCGAGACCCAACCTGCCACCGCAGCCGCAGCCGCAACGAGCACCCCCGCCCAACCGGCCCGCACCTCCGACAAGGCATCCGCGGTGCCGACCCCGGAGAGCGGCGCGCACCGCCCGCGACCGACCGACGGTACGACGACCGGAGCCGCCACGAACGGCACGCCCCACGGCACCATTGGTGACAACCAGCCCCGCCCCGCGAAGAGCGATGTGGCCGAAGACGGCAACGCGGCAGAGGATGGTGCGACAGCCAAGGCCATCGACGCAGCCCTCGGCCGGCGTGACCGAGGTCGTGGCCGAGCATGGCGGTGGTGGGCCAAGGACACCGCCGCCACGGACGGCGCGAAGGGCAACGCGACCACGGACGGCACTCAGGGCGACACCGCCAACAACGGCGCGAAGGGCGACGCGGCAAAAGCTGGCGAGGCAGCCAAGAACGCTGAGGCAGCCAAAGACGGCGAAACGGCAGAGGCCGGTGCGGCAACAAAAGCCGGCGACACGGCAAAGACCGGCGACACGGCAAAGACCGCTGCGGCGGCCAAGAACAGCGACACGGCCAAGAACGACACAGCCAAGAACGACACAGCCAAGAACGACGCAGCCAAGGCCGGCAGCACCAAGGGCGACGCCGATGAGGTCGGTGACCCGGCCGAGGACGGTGGCACGAAGGACGCTGCGACCAAGGGCGGCGGCGCGGCCAAGGATGAAAAGGCGGGCGACGCCGACGGTCGGGTGAAGACCGACGGCGAGTCGAAGCCGGTGGCCGCTGATCGGTGGGAGGCGTTCGCTTCCGCTCCGGACCCGAAGCCGTCCATCTTTAGCCGGGCGGGCCGGGCCGTCGGCCGGTTCCTGATCCACGAATGGACCCTGGCAAGTCTCGGTGCGCTGGTACTGGCCGTACTGATGACCTGGCCGACGCTGCGCTACCCGCGTTACACACTCCCGCAGGACTACTGGGACCCGAGCCTGCAGGCCTGGCAGATGGCCTGGTCCGGGCACATCCTGCTGACCGACCCGGCGCACCTGTGGCAGTCCAACACGTTCTTCCCCGAGCTGTGGAGCTTCGCGTTCTCCGACACACTGCTCGGGTACGCCCCGGCCGGGATGCTCGGCAGCGGCCCCGAAGACGCGGTGCTGCGCTACAACATCATGTTCGTGCTGGCGCATGCGCTCGCCACGCTCGGGGCGTACGCGCTGGCTCGTCAGCTCGGGGCCGGCCGAATCGGCGCCGCCGTCGCTGGCGTCAGCTACACCTACGCGCCGTGGTTGCTGGCCCAGGCCGGGCACCTGCACGTGCTTTCCAACGGCGGGATTCCGCTGGCGCTGGCCATGTTGGCACGCGGACACGGGTGGTCACTGCGGCACGGTTACCGACCGGAGCGCCGGCACGACGGTTGGATCTACGCCGGCTGGTTGGTGGCGGCCTGGCAGCTCAGCCTCGGCTTCGGCATCGGGCTGCCGTTCGCGTACCTCCTGGGCGGCGCGGTCCTGGTCGCCGTCGTCCTCTTCTACGTGCGGCGGTTGCGCACCCGCCGGGCCATACCGTTCGGTCGCCGGTTGCTCGTCGCCGACCTGCTCGGCGGCTTGTTGTTCGCGGGTGTGGGTCTGCTGATGGCGATCCCGTTCTTCAAGGTGACCGAGCTGCACCCGTACGCCGAACGCACCATCCGCGACATCAGCATCTTCTCGCCGCCGGCGTCGGGTTTCGTGACGGCGCCCGCCGAGTCGCGGATCTGGGGTGGACTGCACGAGGGCGCCCGCGCGGCGCTGCCGTGGCACCCGGAGATGACCCTGTTGCCGGGCTTCGTGCTCTACGCGCTCGCTCTGGGTGGGCTGTTCTTCTCGGTCTGGCGGCTGCGGCACCGACTGCTGCTGCTCGCCGGGGTGCTGGTGACGATGGTCTTCGCGATGGGCACGCGCTTCTTCGACGGCACTTTCACCTACGTGCCGCTCTTCGAGCACGTGCCGGGCTGGAGTGCGCTGCGTACCCCTGGTCGGTTGATGCTCTGGACCACGTTGTTGCTCGGCCTGCTCGCGGCGGGCGCGGTCACCGCGCTCACCGACCGGGTCCGCGAGTTGACCGCGCAGCGGATCCCGTCGTGGCCGGGGCCGTGGCTGCGGACGGCCACCCTGCTGCCGCTGCTGTTGGTCACCCTGGAGGGCCTGAACACCACGCCGCACCCGGTGGTGCCGACCCAACCAGCCGCGATGCGCTCGGCGGAGGGGCCCCTGCTCGTGCTGCCCAGCAACCAGAGCCTGGACCAGCACGTGATGCTCTGGTCGACCAGTGGGTTCCCCGATGTGGTCAACGGCGGTAGCGGCTTCACCCCGCGCCAGCTCGACGACGTCCGTCGGGTGAGCCAGTCGTTCCCCAACCAGACCAGCGTCGACTACCTGCGCACGCTCGGCGTCCGCACCGTGGTGTTGTTGCGCGAGCAGGTGGCAGGCACCCCGTGGGAGATCAGCATCGACGCGCCGGTCGAGTCGCTCGGCATCACCCGTCAGGAAGTCGGCTCGGCCGTGGTTTTCCGGCTGTGAACGTGGTTGCTGGTTAGGGCGGGTTTGCGGGGGAGCCCACCCGGCTCCGGGCGGTCAGGCTTGATCCCTGCGCCGGGCGGGCTCCCCCGCAAACCCTCACGCCAGCAAGCCGCGCGAATCCTTGCGGGTCGCAGGCTTGATCCCTGCGCCGGGCGGGCTCCCCCGCAAACCCTGACGCCAGCAAGCCGCGCGAATCCTTGCGGATCGAAGGCTTGATCCCTGCGCCGGACCGGCTCCCCCGCAAACCCTCACGCCAGCAAGCCGCGCGAATCCTTGCGGATCAGGTGGTGGTGGCGGGCTCGCGTGCGGGTTCAAGGGTCGGTGCTTTGCGGCGCCATCGGTCCAGCCAGGGGGCGTCGGGGGCGCCGTCGAGCACGCCGCCGTCCGGGTCGTCCGGATAGGTGGCTCGCACCGCATCCCGCTCGGGGTGCAGGATCTCCCGGATGACCAGTACGCAGAGCACCACCACAGTGGTCAGCCGCAGCGTCGAGGCCAGCACGAACACGCCCTCCGGGAAGACCGGACGGCTGGTCGCCGCGCCGAGCAGCTCACCGTAGAAGGCGACGAAGTAGCAGACCTCGGCGATCTGCCAGGCCAGGAACGCACCCCACTTCGGTCGGGCCAGCACCACCAGCGGCAGCAGCCACAGCACGAACTGCTGCGACCAGACCTTGCTGAAGATGAGGAAGGCCGCGACCACCAGGAACGCGAGCTGACCCAGTCGCGGTCGGCGCGGCGCCCGCAACGCCAGCACGGCCACACCGAGACAGGCCAACCCGAACAGCGCGTACGAGAGGGTGTTGAGGGTGGGGATGTTGGCGTTCAGCCACTCGAACGGGCCAAGTCGGGCGGGGTCGTTGCCGACCTTGCCGTCCAGATAGCGCCCGATGTACCAGAGCGTGCCCCAGTCGATCGGCCGGGTGGTGTTCAGCTCGAAGAACCGGTCCCAGTTGTCCGGGTACGCCCGTGCGGCGGGCAGGTTCACCAGCACCACCGCGGCGATCGCCGTACCCGTGGCGACGAGCGCGGCGCGAAGCCGGTTGGCGCGAAGCGCCAGCACGAGGATCGGCCCGAGCAGGAACAGCGGCCACAGCTTCGCCGCACCGGCCAGTCCGAGCAGCACGCCGGCTGTCGCTGGTCGTTTTCGGGCCCAGGCCAGCAGGCCGAAGGCCGCCAGCCCGATGGCGAGCAGGTCCCAGTTGACGGTGGCGGTGAGCACCAGCGCCGGGGCGAGCGCGAACAACGCGGCGTCCCAGGGTCGTCGGCGGCGCAGCGCCAGGATCACCGCCACGGTGGCCACCGCGAGCGCGCCCAGCACCAGCGCGTTGAGGTTGTAGAACCACTGGCCCTGGTTGATGCTCGGGTCGCCGTCACCGACGGCGTGCACCGGCAGGCCCAGGGCGCCCATGAAGTAGCCGGTCAGCACCGGGTACTCGACCGGGTGGTCGCGATAGGGCACCTTGCCCTCGTTGAGTCCCTCGGCGTAGTAGAGGGCGAGGACGTCGGTGTAGCAGAACCGGGTGTACTGGGTGTTGTTCTGCCAGGCGCCGTCCTGGCAGGGCGACTTCTGCACCCAGTGCAGCGCGAGAGTGAGGCAGGCCAGCGCGAGCACGATCCGGACGGCGGTCCAGAAGCGCCGCTCCTGGCCGGCCGGCCGGTCCAACGCGGTCGCGTGGTCGCCCAGCGGGCCGCCGATCGCGCCAGAGATGCCGCGGACGAACCCATCCGAGCGGGACGGGTGGTCAGTGGTTCCGGCGTCGTCGATGCCGGGCGTCGACTGGGTGCTCATGAAGAGGCATCCTGCCGTACGACAGGGGTGTCCGTCCCGTCCCGGCGCGGAGATCCCGGTAGGAAAACGCCGCCGCCGGCCGGAATCGTTCGTCCGGCCGGCGGCGAGGTCATGCGGTGGTGCGGGTCAGTCCCGGTTGGGTGGCAGGCTCGGCAGCACTCCACCGCCGCCGCCACCACCGCCCCCGGGTCCACCGGGGTTACCCCCAGGATTTCCGCCGGGGTTGCCGCCAGGATTGCCGCCCGGGTTGCCGCCAGGGTTGCCGCCGGGGGTATCGCAGAACGGGGTGGTCAGCGGGTTACAGGTCGGCTGGCCGCCCGGGAAGATCGGCGGTGGCGGCGCCTGCGTCTCCACGCCGTTGCCCTTCGTGACGTCACCCTCGCCGGTGACGCTGGGCAGGGATATCTCCTCCTGGCCCTTCAGGGCGGCGTTCATGTACTTCTCCCAGATTGGTCCGGGGAGAGTGGAACCACCGAT
The nucleotide sequence above comes from Micromonospora luteifusca. Encoded proteins:
- the rplI gene encoding 50S ribosomal protein L9 → MKIILTQEVSGLGAPGDIVEVKNGYGRNYLLPQGFAIAWTKGAEKQVTVIKRARGAREIRDLDHANEVKAQLEGLKVNLKVRAGDGGRLFGSVTPTEIVDAVKAASGPVLDRRRLEVPGHIKSTGTYPVKIKLHPEVTASFNLNVVQG
- the rpsR gene encoding 30S ribosomal protein S18 → MAPSARDRKPGARATAKAAALRKPKKKVNPLDKDGIAYIDYKDTALLRKFISDRGKIRARRVTGVTSQQQRQIARAVKNAREMALLPYTATTR
- a CDS encoding single-stranded DNA-binding protein translates to MREEMVMAGDTTITVIGNLTDDPELRFTPSGAAVAKFRVASTPRFMDKASNEWKDGEPLFLACTVWRQAAEHVAESLQRGARVIVSGRLRQRSYETREGEKRTVIELEVDEIGPSLRYATAKVQKMSRSGGAGGGFGGGGGGGSQGGGGGNFDDPWASAAPSPARAGSGANFDEEPPF
- the rpsF gene encoding 30S ribosomal protein S6: MRHYEIMVILDPSLEERTVAPSLDTYLNVIRTAGGSVEKTDVWGRRRLAYEINKKAEGIYAVVDLQATPAAVAELDRQLRLNESVLRTKVIRPEMR
- a CDS encoding deoxyribonuclease IV — protein: MRIGAHVDSTDPLAEAADRSADTVQFFLSDPQGWKAPKPREDAERLRAAEVDLYVHAPYVINVATLNNRIRIPSRKLLLGHANAAADIGAKGVIVHGGHVNAGDDLAVGFDNWRKTFAYAADSGGFGVAVLIENTAGGDNACARRLDALARLWDAVGDYEVGFCLDTCHAFAGGEELLGLVDRVKAITGRIDLVHANNSKGAFNSGQDRHDNLDGGTIDPELVVAVIRAAGAPVVVETPGGAAGQAADIDFLRQQLGTESQTA
- a CDS encoding glycosyltransferase family 87 protein produces the protein MSTQSTPGIDDAGTTDHPSRSDGFVRGISGAIGGPLGDHATALDRPAGQERRFWTAVRIVLALACLTLALHWVQKSPCQDGAWQNNTQYTRFCYTDVLALYYAEGLNEGKVPYRDHPVEYPVLTGYFMGALGLPVHAVGDGDPSINQGQWFYNLNALVLGALAVATVAVILALRRRRPWDAALFALAPALVLTATVNWDLLAIGLAAFGLLAWARKRPATAGVLLGLAGAAKLWPLFLLGPILVLALRANRLRAALVATGTAIAAVVLVNLPAARAYPDNWDRFFELNTTRPIDWGTLWYIGRYLDGKVGNDPARLGPFEWLNANIPTLNTLSYALFGLACLGVAVLALRAPRRPRLGQLAFLVVAAFLIFSKVWSQQFVLWLLPLVVLARPKWGAFLAWQIAEVCYFVAFYGELLGAATSRPVFPEGVFVLASTLRLTTVVVLCVLVIREILHPERDAVRATYPDDPDGGVLDGAPDAPWLDRWRRKAPTLEPAREPATTT